In the Plectropomus leopardus isolate mb chromosome 5, YSFRI_Pleo_2.0, whole genome shotgun sequence genome, one interval contains:
- the LOC121943039 gene encoding protein KIAA0100-like isoform X1 — translation MSLLLISFLLVLLLGIVLLCVIFRWLICTLAVRFFHTALNADLKIKSVGLFSVQGVSIQFHPQHTLEIDRIWISSKLLNQDLPRYLALCVGETRVRFDLQAPLRPLVKKSHGKKSGKISVSPTTLRFLSQLLSFHISSINVMVLNLALSESLWHMTVTGITLLLDHHSKRLAWDFSVSQLSSKVLKSSQLDICLAEVALSLLLSGDVSLPEMKPGCLSLSVRTLIAELHEGLFLSQLLLPPSPKKSIEDASECENTDFIQTETVERFHRLIPHKVNVEFDNTNVTLSMHSQKRHLNWTLKSLKVGYGRDDEQLPLKSFTPELSFPQSSLELLLEDGLLLSQSRQRILCVNALKTALQVTAVDISGSFTVNTCIIHYRHQEFSHWLNLFPWEQLIHRKAAHRKSPLDYLPTILFLRRLPHLDAPVMITSSVSNVNVSVQLGDTTPFALGFLSASAELRHLLDSEVDTESTESQNVHRHGALSLDNFWWRVGQGSHIQQAPHPPGKHVWGEALILDSLSLQGSFRRPHLESRSQSPSLSVKSSLKGLQVELSETCALCLSRLLTLICVPPDVGSQLSDVASVSSSSEDNVQPVPSSQPQLLFTLDCCLEDVNVFTLSNLAGAVSLRMDTVGVQSSAESSMVSLQGVSLSAIKALTENMESCCPASQTPNPVLKLTKIAFSYYLTTRTFKVQCEEELTVEWTPPDHMVLYQHMSEAQACWRMLCGEKEAEGPVKPTEGEIVSDQTRGLCLSVELGCTRLTAHVSEQNYILLHTEALTVSKHNGSMQICSPSMIFNFDGNNIVTFKSLDLQTHAELTEMQQHRDTFPFLTTPHNRVWVLTCPSMAVEFPYQYNFSNTFDMAISVQKWLKTLHRSPSQATKVQRLPPDLVFKISQFSFVFLDDIFEIKLRDNYELMKDESKESAKRLQLLDKKVADLRKQHGELLPARKIEELYSSLEKKHIEIYIQRSRRLYANTPMRKSLLTWTVSDLELVVLADQCLHGPERVREQLRDIDRISPFPRDGLPLVVQWCRAVKFKLAAFLVRIRDYPRYLFEIRDWDLSGRLIGTEQDGQARAHRKEIVPLGLPWGDVTVHRNMPPLKFFYDFKSNISLYTIVWGPCWDPAWTLIGQSVDLLTKPTVDPSPPLAWWDKSRLLLHGRWVMDIEQANLHQLATEDPYNTTENLHWEWSKLNFDWNPGQFLFKGDLDVNVRTASKYDDICFLHLPNLCMTLDLQWLCHGNPHDHHAVMLCCAENIADVTSGQPHDSYRAFRSENLNLSITMDLNQHCGTEPSQPRILLYSSTLRWMQNFWATWTGVSRPICRGKLFHSLRPIRKKLGQHYKQMSYTAAFPQLQVHYWASFAQQRGIQVECNKGHVFTRGAQRLIPQAGTVMRRLISEWNVTQMVSELSQVTVHLMASTWDETADHQINAQVKKTHLLSLSSLSYQRQSNRMEEEVNQKDETNASYTHKLRLVDLRASWTTTNRNIAFGLYDGYKKASVLKRNLSTEALKGLRIDTQLHTKKLKRSPSNYSPTTAPTTPVVPTISRAEKSQNEGTSMLQKLIEETDKFVVFSEEDSGVSDQLCGIAACQTDDVYNRNWFIELVNCQMMLRGTETAGCVLVSAAKAQLLQCEHHPAWYNDTLKQKTTWTCLLDGMQYFATMEPNPSEQEDRQLWLEVKNIEEHRQRNLDSVLELMESGQAVGGMVSTTTDWNQPAQVNEAQQVQRIISRCSCRMHYISYSHDINPELATQIKPPELRNNHEKEDLLKKQAGAVDTFTLIHHDLEISTNPVQYAMILDIVNNLLLHVEPRRKEHSEKKQRVRFQLEISSNPEEQRSSILHLQEAVRQHLALIRRLEKQIYSNIRAQLEELSCDDLMEINTRLQNQLNQEKNDMQMKSEELNILIRCFKDFQLQRANKLELRKPPEDVSVVRRTEIYFAQARWCLTEEDGQLGIAELELQRFMYSKLNKSDDTAEHLLELGWFTMNNLLPNAAYKVVLRPQSNCQSGRQFALRIFSKVRPPVGGISVKEHFEVNVVPLTIQLMYQFFKRMMGFFFPGRNVEEEEVTDEEDKFRLVTTGIPVKPRQSSEDTMGAMGPSKGVAQGLNRTAGVRRSFRKPPEHPVDDIDKMKERAAMNNSFIYIKIPQVPLCVSYKGEKSSVDWKDLNLVLPCLEYHNNTWTWLDFAMAVKRDSRKALVAQMIKEKLRLKPASGSDLRGKASEGKSDNSLQQQEEDEKARLLIGLSTADKSSSKKSIFSRRK, via the exons ATGTCTCTGTTGCTGATATCCTTCCTGCTAGTACTTCTGTTGGGGATTGTGTTattatgtgtcattttcag GTGGCTCATATGCACCCTGGCTGTGCGATTCTTCCACACTGCACTGAATGCTGATCTCAAGATCAAATCAGTCGGGCTGTTTTCTGTCCAAGGAGTTAGTATCCAGTTTCACCCCCAGCATACTCTG GAAATTGACAGAATATGGATTTCAAGTAAACTTCTAAACCAGGATTTGCC gagaTACCTGGCATTGTGTGTTGGCGAAACCAGAGTTAGGTTCGACTTGCAAGCACCGCTCAGACCTTTGGTGAAGAAGAGCCATGGGAAAAAGTCTGGGAAGATTTCAGTCAGCCCCACAACATTACGCTTTCTGTCACAA ctgctgtcgTTCCACATCAGCTCGATCAATGTGATGGTGCTGAATCTGGCACTGTCAGAGTCTTTATGGCACATGACCGTTACAGGCATCACCTTGTTACTTGACCACCACAGTAAAAG GCTGGCGTGGGACTTTTCAGTCAGTCAGCTAAGCAGTAAAGTACTAAAAAGCAGTCAATTG GATATATGTTTGGCTGAAGTGGCCCTGAGCCTGCTGCTGTCTGGAGATGTGAGCCTGCCGGAGATGAAGCCAGGTTGTCTGTCCCTGAGCGTCAGAACACTTATAGCAGAGTTGCACGAGGGACTATTTCTCAGCCAACTCCTGCTGCCCCCGTCCCCCAAAAAGAGCATTGAGGATGCATCTG aatgtgaaaacacagattttatcCAGACTGAGACTGTTGAACGGTTTCATCGGCTGATTCCCCACAAGGTCAATGTGGAATTTGATAATACAAATGTAACTCTGTCCATGCACAGCCAGAAAAG ACATCTGAACTGGACTCTCAAGTCTTTAAAAGTTGGCTATGGACGTGACGATGAGCAGCTTCCTCTTAAAAGCTTCACTCCTGAGCTGAGTTTTCCCCAGAGCTCCCTGGAGCTCCTTCTAGAGG ATGgacttctcctctcacaaaGTAGGCAAAGAATCCTTTGTGTGAACGCGCTGAAGACGGCCCTGCAG GTTACAGCAGTTGACATTTCGGGATCTTTCACGGTCAACACTTGCATCATCCACTACCGTCACCAGGAGTTCTCCCATTGGCTAAATCTATTTCCATGGGAACAGCTCATCCACAGGAAGGCAGCACATAGAAAAAG TCCATTAGATTATTTGCCCACCATCCTTTTCCTCAGACGCCTTCCTCACCTGGATGCTCCTGTCATGATCACCTCCTCCGTGTCCAACGTTAACGTATCTGTTCAACTGGGCGACACAACGCCTTTCGCTCTGGGCTTCCTCTCTGCCAGTGCAG AACTGCGCCATCTCCTTGACAGTGAAGTAGACACAGAGAGCACAGAGTCCCAGAATGTGCACCGGCATGGCGCACTGTCCCTGGATAATTTCTGGTGGAGAGTGGGTCAGGGGTCTCATATCCAGCAAGCACCCCACCCTCCTGGTAAACATGTGTGGGGAGAAGCGCTAATTTTAGACTCGCTCAGTCTTCAG GGGAGTTTCAGACGACCGCACTTGGAGTCAAGAAGCCAGTCTCCGAGTCTGAGCGTGAAATCCAGTTTGAAAGGGCTTCAAGTGGAGCTTTCAGAGACCTGTGCACTTTGTCTGTCCCGCCTGCTGACCCTTATTTGTGTTCCTCCTGACGTTGGGTCACAGCTGTCAGATGTGGCCTCAGTGTCTTCCTCTAGTGAGGATAATGTCCAGCCCGTCCCCTCATCACAGCCGCAGCTGCTGTTCACACTGGACTGTTGTCTGGAGGATGTCAATGTGTTCACACTGTCTAATCTGGCAG GAGCTGTGTCTTTGCGGATGGACACTGTTGGAGTCCAGAGCTCTGCAGAGAGCTCCATGGTGTCTCTTCAAGGTGTTAGCTTGTCAGCGATTAAAGCACTCACAGAGAACATGGAGTCATGTTGCCCCGCCTCCCAAACCCCAAACCCTGTGCTTAAACTCACCAAGATAGCCTTTTCCTATTACCTAACCACCCGCACCTTTAAG GTTCAATGTGAAGAGGAGCTCACTGTTGAATGGACGCCACCAGACCACATGGTCTTATATCAGCACATGAGTGAGGCTCAGGCTTGTTGGCGTATGCTTTGTGGCGAGAAAGAAGCGGAAGGTCCAGTTAAACCTACAGAGGGCGAAATAGTTTCAGACCAGACCAGAGGGCTGTGTCTCAGTGTTGAATTGGGCTGCACACGTCTGACAGCACACGTCAGTGAGCAGAACTACATCCTCCTGCACACAGAGGCCCTCACAGTCTCCAAGCACAACGGTTCCATGCAAATATGTTCCCCCTCCATGATCTTTAACTTTGATGGCAACAACATCGTCACCTTTAAAAGTCTAGATTTGCAAACACACGCAGAGCTGACGGAGATGCAACAGCACAGAGACACCTTCCCTTTCCTCACCACGCCTCACAACCGTGTCTGGGTCCTCACTTGCCCCTCTATGGCTGTCGAGTTCCCCTACCAGTACAACTTCTCAAACACCTTTGACATGGCCATCAGCGTGCAGAAGTGGCTCAAGACTCTACATCGCTCCCCAAGCCAAGCCACCAAAGTCCAGCGTCTGCCTCCTGACCTTGTGTTCAAAATCAGCCAGTTCTCGTTCGTCTTCCTTGATGACATCTTTGAAATCAAGCTGCGAGACAACTATGAGCTCATGAAGGATGAGAGTAAAGAGAGCGCTAAGCGCCTCCAACTTCTGGATAAGAAGGTAGCGGATCTGCGGAAGCAGCATGGAGAACTTCTCCCTGCCAGAAAGATTGAAGAGCTGTATAGTTCACTGGAGAAAAAGCACATTGAAATCTACATCCAGCGCTCACGCCGCCTCTACGCCAACACACCCATGAGGAAGTCTCTGCTAACCTGGACTGTGTCAGACTTGGAGCTTGTAGTTCTGGCTGATCAGTGTCTTCATGGGccagagagggtgagagagcaGCTGAGGGACATTGACAGGATCAGTCCTTTCCCAAGAGATGGACTCCCTCTGGTGGTCCAGTGGTGCCGCGCTGTCAAGTTTAAACTGGCTGCATTTTTGG TGAGAATTCGGGATTACCCTCGCTACCTGTTTGAGATTCGAGACTGGGATCTCTCAGGACGTTTGATTGGAACAGAGCAGGATGGACAGGCCAGGGCTCATCGCAAAGAGATTGTCCCACTTGGTCTGCCATGGGGAGATGTGACGGTCCACAGGAATATGCCACCACTCAAGTTCTTCTATGATTTCAAAT CGAACATCTCTCTGTACACCATTGTGTGGGGGCCATGTTGGGATCCAGCCTGGACTCTGATTGGCCAGTCCGTTGACCTGCTAACCAAACCTACAGTGgatccctctcctcctctggccTGGTGGGACAAAAGTCGTCTCCTACTGCATGGGCGCTGGGTTATGGACATTGAACAGGCCAATCTTCATCAGCTGGCTACAGAG GACCCCTACAACACTACAGAAAACCTCCATTGGGAGTGGAGTAAGCTGAATTTTGACTGGAACCCTGGccagtttctttttaaaggagATTTGGATGTAAATGTCAGGACAGCATCAAA GTATGATGACATCTGTTTCCTACACCTGCCCAACCTGTGTATGACCCTTGACCTCCAATGGCTTTGCCATGGCAACCCCCATGACCACCATGCTGTAATGCTCTGCTGTGCGGAGAACATTGCAGACGTTACCTCAGGACAACCTCATGACTCCTACAGAGCCTTTCGCTCTGAGAATCTCAACCTCTCCATCACCATGGACCTTAACCAGCACTGTGGCACCG aACCCTCACAGCCCAGAATTTTGCTGTACAGCAGCACTCTACGCTGGATGCAGAACTTTTGGGCCACATGGACGGGTGTATCTCGACCTATCTGCAGAGGCAAGCTCTTCCACAGCCTCAGGCCGATCCGCAAGAAGCTGGGTCAGCACTACAAACAGATGTCCTACACAGCTGCCTTCCCACAACTACAA GTGCATTACTGGGCTTCCTTCGCCCAGCAGAGAGGCATCCAGGTGGAGTGCAACAAAGGCCACGTCTTCACTCGAGGAGCACAGAGACTTATTCCACAGG CTGGCACTGTGATGAGAAGGCTGATCTCTGAATGGAACGTGACTCAGATGGTCAGTGAGCTATCTCAGGTGACCGTTCACCTGATGGCTTCCACCTGGGATGAGACGGCCGACCACCAGATCAACGCTCAGGTGAAGAAGACTCACCTGCTCAGCCTgtcctccctgagctaccagcGACAGAGCAACCGTATGGAGGAG GAGGTGAACCAGAAGGACGAGACTAATGCCTCTTACACTCACAAACTGCGCCTGGTGGACCTACGTGCTTCCTGGACCACCACTAACAGGAACATAGCCTTTGGGCTATACGATGGTTATAAAAAGGCGTCTGTGCTAAAGAGAAACCTCTCCACTGAGGCTTTGAAGGGTCTGAGGATcgacacacagctgcacaccaAGAAACTCAAACGCTCTCCTTCCAACTACTCTCCCACCACAGCCCCAACCACACCAGTTGTGCCCACCATCAGCCGAGCagagaaaagtcaaaatgaag GAACGTCAATGCTCCAGAAGCTGATTGAGGAAACAGACaagtttgtggtgttttcagagGAGGACTCAGGTGTCAGTGACCAGCTGTGTGGCATCGCAGCCTGTCAGACCGATGATGTCTATAACCGCAACTGGTTTATTGAGTTGGTCAACTGTCAG ATGATGCTGCGTGGAACAGAGACAGCAGGCTGTGTTTTGGTGTCTGCAGCAAAGGCTCAGCTGCTTCAGTGTGAGCACCACCCAGCCTGGTACAACGACACACTAAAGCAGAAAACCACCTGGACCTGTCTGCTGGATGGCATGCAGTACTTTGCCACCATGGAGCCCAATCCATCTGAGCAGGAGGACAGGCAGCTGTGGCTGGAG GTTAAAAACATCGAGGAGCACAGACAGCGTAACCTCGACTCAGTGCTGGAGCTGATGGAGAGTGGCCAGGCTGTGGGAGGAATGGTTAGCACCACCACAG ACTGGAACCAGCCGGCTCAGGTGAACGAGGCTCAGCAGGTTCAGCGTATCATCTCACGGTGTAGCTGCAGGATGCACTACATCAGCTACAGCCATGACATCAACCCAGAACTGGCCACACAGATCAAACCACCAGAACTGAGGAATAACCATGAGAAAGAGGACCTGCTAAAAAAACAGGCTG GGGCTGTGGACACCTTTACCCTTATTCACCACGATCTTGAGATATCCACCAACCCTGTTCAGTACGCTATGATCCTGGACATCGTCAACAACCTGTTGTTACACGTAGAGCCCAGACGCAAG GAgcacagtgaaaaaaagcagCGTGTGCGTTTCCAGCTGGAAATTTCTAGTAACCCTGAGGAGCAGCGCAGCAGCATCTTGCACCTCCAGGAGGCCGTCAGGCAGCACCTTGCCCTGATTAGACGCCTTGAGAAACAGATTTACTCCAACATCAGG GCACAACTGGAAGAACTGAGTTGCGATGACCTGATGGAGATCAACACAAGACTGCAGAATCAGCTAAACCAGGAGAAGAACGACATGCAGATGAAGAGCGAAGAGCTCAACATTCTCATCAG gtgttttaagGACTTCCAGCTGCAACGGGCAAATAAGCTGGAGCTGCGTAAACCCCCAGAGGATGTGAGTGTGGTGAGGAGAACAGAGATCTACTTTGCCCAGGCGCGCTGGTGTTTGACCGAAGAGGATGGTCAGCTTGGCATTGCTGAGTTGGAGCTGCAGAGATTTATGTACAGTAAG CTAAACAAGTCTGACGACACAGCGGAGCATCTTTTGGAGTTGGGATGGTTCACAATGAACAACCTGCTGCCCAATGCAGCATACAAG GTTGTACTTCGTCCTCAGAGTAACTGCCAGTCAGGACGCCAATTTGCTTTGCGCATCTTCAGTAAAGTGCGCCCCCCGGTGGGAGGAATCTCTGTTAAGGAACACTTCGAG GTGAACGTGGTGCCTCTCACCATCCAGCTGATGTACCAGTTCTTCAAAAGGATGATGGGATTTTTCTTCCCAGGAAGaaatgtggaggaggaggaggtcactGATGAGGAAGACAAGTTCAGATTGGTTACTACGG GTATCCCTGTCAAGCCTCGGCAGTCGTCAGAGGACACCATGGGTGCTATGGGCCCCAGCAAAGGTGTCGCCCAGGGTCTGAACCGCACTGCAGGGGTCAGGAGGTCATTCAGGAAACCTCCAGAg CATCCTGTTGATGACATTGATAAGATGAAGGAGCGAGCTGCGATGAACAACTCCTTCATCTACATCAAGATTCCCCAAGTGCCCCTCTGTGTCAGCTATAAG GGAGAAAAGAGTAGTGTGGACTGGAAGGACCTGAACCTGGTGCTGCCCTGTTTGGAGTACCATAACAACACCTGGACGTGGCTCGACTTTGCCATGGCTGTGAAAAGGGACAGCCGCAAAGCTCTTGTTGCGCAG ATGATAAAGGAGAAGCTGCGTCTGAAGCCGGCTTCGGGCTCGGACCTGCGAGGAAAGGCGTCTGAAGGGAAGTCGGACAacagcctgcagcagcaggaggaagatGAGAAGGCCCGGCTCCTCATCGGCCTCAGCACTGCGGACAAGAGCTCCAGCAAGAAAAGCATCTTCAGTCGACGCAAGTGA